Proteins found in one Amphiura filiformis chromosome 14, Afil_fr2py, whole genome shotgun sequence genomic segment:
- the LOC140168998 gene encoding short transient receptor potential channel 3-like — protein MLSNQAVVIEKAGMLLYAGFYVLMIVVLLNALIAVMSEAYNTVEENADMEWKFHSTVMWMSILLDDDVIPPPFNLLPSIESIKKFINKCRRWRKICRRGVEDSNSDDGKAENENLFKQADDKSQYKRVINKLVERYVMDKTKDGVSVNAEVNITDILGLKNDLQTLKLELFQRLIETNHRINKTTVDGHAIRDTSTKAKTLLNKTEEINENVDAVLNKTVFDFKTSVLTHKDNILKEVEEFEMNAPSMAKDEGLLNSSLFRNIQKKRQKKKSLKKKQTKQK, from the exons ATGTTAAGCAACCAAGCTGTTGTTATTGAAAAAGCTGGTATGCTTTTGTATGCAGGGTTTTATGTCCTGATGATTGTCGTCCTGCTGAATGCACTTATTGCTGTTATGAGTGAAGCGTACAACACCGTTGAG GAAAACGCTGACATGGAATGGAAATTTCATTCTACCGTAATGTGGATGAGCATTCTACTGGATGATGACGTCATTCCGCCTCCGTTTAATTTATTACCATCAATAGAGAGTATCAAAAAGTTCATCAACAAGTGCCGACGTTGGAGAAAGATATGCCGACGTGGTGTGGAAGATTCTAATTCCGACGATGGCAAGGCTGAG AATGAAAATCTATTCAAACAGGCGGACGACAAATCACAGTATAAG CGTGTTATAAATAAACTTGTGGAGCGATATGTTATGGATAAGACGAAGGATGGAGTTAGTGTTAATGCTGAAGTAAATATCACGGATATACTTGGACTGAAGAATGATCTTCAAACTCTCAA ACTTGAGCTTTTCCAAAGGTTAATTGAAACCAACCATCGCATTAACAAAACTACCGTTGACGGGCATGCCATACGAGATACATCAACAAAGGCAAAAACACTTCTCAACAAGACTGAGGAAATTAACGAAAACGTTGACGCAGTTTTGAATAAGACCGTGTTTGATTTTAAAACATCTGTGTTGACGCACAAGGACAACATTCTAAAGGAAGTTGAGGAATTTGAAATGAATGCACCCAGCATGGCCAAAGATGAAGGATTATTAAATAGTTCGCTTTTTCGTAATatacagaaaaaaagacaaaaaaagaaaagtttgaaaaaaaaacaaacaaaacaaaagtaa